The stretch of DNA TTCGTCAGCTTCATGGGACCGTCCGGCTCCGGAAAGTCGACTCTGCTCAACCTGGTGTCCGGTATCGATAGGCCTAATGCAGGTGAGGTGCTCGTTGCCGGGCAGAGGCTCAACGATCTCTCCGAAGACGAACTGGCGCACTGGCGTGCCCGCCACGTCGGCTTGATCTTTCAGTTCTTCAATCTGATCCCCGTGCTGTCGGCACGGGACAACGTGGCGCTGCCGTTGCTCCTCACCCACCTCGGCAAGGCCGAGCGGCTCCGGCGCGCGGAGACGGCGCTCGGCATCGTCGGGCTCGAACATCGGCTCGACCATTTCCCCCGCACGCTGTCGGGCGGCGAGCAGCAACGGGTGGCCATCGCGCGTGCCATCGTGACCGACCCCGACCTCATCGTCGCCGATGAGCCCACCGGCGATCTCGACGCGCGCAACGCCGAGGCGATTCTCGCCCTGCTCCGCCAGCTCAAGCAGGACTTCGGTAAAACGGTGGTGATGGTGACGCATGACCCGCGCGCGCTGCGCTACGTTGACGATGCCTATCACCTCGACAAAGGCGTGCTCCTCGAAGGCGAGGACGCGGCGCGCGCCGCCGCGGCGCTCATGGCGGCGGCGGGGCACCCGCCAGCACTCGGCGGCGCCGTTGCCGGCATCCGTGTGGGACCGTGAAGTACGCCGGTCTTGTCCTCGCCAATCTGCGACGCAACAAACTGCGCACCGCGCTCACCGGTGGTGCCATCATGTTGGCCGTCGTCCTGGTGTGCTTGCTGCTGACGATGCCCGCCGGCCTCGACGCGCTCTTGGCCAATGCCACCAACAACACCCGCATTTCCGTGCACAATAAGGCCGGCATCGTCTACTCGATGCCGCAGTCGTTCGTGCGCAAGGTCCGCCAGGTGGACGGTGTCGCCGCCGCTGTGGCGATGACGTGGTTCGGCGGCGCCTTCGAGGAGGCGGGACGAGTCACGTTTCCCAACTTCGCCGTCGAGGTGGAACATATCGGCGCGGTGTACCCTGACTACCCGATTACGGCGCAGCAATTGGCCGACTTCCGGCGCTATCGTGACGGCGCCATCGTGGGGCGGCAGATCATGCACAAGTACGGCTGGAAGATCGGAGATCGGGTGACCCTGCGCAGCACGGTGTGGCCGGTCAACCTCGACTTCCGTATCGTCGGCGAGATCGCGAGTGACATCGCCCCTTTGTTCTGGATGAACCGCGAGTATCTCGACCAGGCGCTCAAGGCCCAGGGCCGCTCGGGTCTGGGGATTGCCGGAATCATCTGGGTGCGCGCCAGCGATCCCAATCGGGTGAACGCGATCATGCGCACGATCGACGATCTGTCACGCAACAGCGAAGCGGAGACGGCGTGCGAGACGGAGAAGAGTTTCTTCTCGAATTTCTTCGGCTCGCTGCAGGGTTTCGTCACCATCCTTCTCATCGTCACGGCGCTGGTGGCGCTGTGCCTCGTGTTCATCGCCGCCAACACGGCGTCCATGGCCGTGCGCGAGCGTGCCGGTGAAATCGCGGTGCTCAAGGCGATCGGCTTCGGGCGTCGCGTGATATTCGGGACACTGCTGGCGGAAACCGCCACGCTGTCGGCATTCGCCGGCGGCGCCGGCGTCCTGATCGCGGTGGGCTTGACGCGAGCCCTGCGGGTGTTTTCAGGTTGGAGCGAAGCGCTCGGCCCGCTCGGCAACTTCATCGTCACCGTACCGGTGATCGTCCAGGGCATCTGTTTGTCACTGCTCGTCGGGCTGTTGGCCGGCGTGGTGCCGTCGTACGGCGCGGCGCGCAAGTCGGTGGCCGAGACACTGCACGAGATTTTCTGATGCTGCTGCCGCTGTCCTACAGCCTGCGCAACCTGCGGGCGCGTCCCGGGCGCAGCTTGATGACCGCCGGCGTCATCGCGCTCGTCGTCGTCGCCTGCACCCTGTTTCTCGGGTTGATATCGAGCCTGAAGCGGACCTTTGCGACCAGCGGCGACCCGCTGAATCTGGTGGTGATGCGTAAAGGCTCCGACAACGACGGCTCCAGCCAGCTGTCGCTGGAAGCCTTCCACGCCGTCCGCTTTTTCGACGGCATTGCGCGCGATGCGGAGGACCGGCCGCTGGCATCGCCGGAACTGGTGGTGCAACCCTTCTTCCGTACGCGCAGTGGCGGCCGTGAGAACGTCCTGGTGCGTGGGGT from Candidatus Binatia bacterium encodes:
- a CDS encoding FtsX-like permease family protein, whose protein sequence is MKYAGLVLANLRRNKLRTALTGGAIMLAVVLVCLLLTMPAGLDALLANATNNTRISVHNKAGIVYSMPQSFVRKVRQVDGVAAAVAMTWFGGAFEEAGRVTFPNFAVEVEHIGAVYPDYPITAQQLADFRRYRDGAIVGRQIMHKYGWKIGDRVTLRSTVWPVNLDFRIVGEIASDIAPLFWMNREYLDQALKAQGRSGLGIAGIIWVRASDPNRVNAIMRTIDDLSRNSEAETACETEKSFFSNFFGSLQGFVTILLIVTALVALCLVFIAANTASMAVRERAGEIAVLKAIGFGRRVIFGTLLAETATLSAFAGGAGVLIAVGLTRALRVFSGWSEALGPLGNFIVTVPVIVQGICLSLLVGLLAGVVPSYGAARKSVAETLHEIF
- a CDS encoding ABC transporter ATP-binding protein: MRAQAESPVIVIRNVSRRYVRGVDEVHALEDVSLSIPAGHFVSFMGPSGSGKSTLLNLVSGIDRPNAGEVLVAGQRLNDLSEDELAHWRARHVGLIFQFFNLIPVLSARDNVALPLLLTHLGKAERLRRAETALGIVGLEHRLDHFPRTLSGGEQQRVAIARAIVTDPDLIVADEPTGDLDARNAEAILALLRQLKQDFGKTVVMVTHDPRALRYVDDAYHLDKGVLLEGEDAARAAAALMAAAGHPPALGGAVAGIRVGP